Genomic DNA from Octopus sinensis unplaced genomic scaffold, ASM634580v1 Contig15901, whole genome shotgun sequence:
atatatatatacatgtaagtgagTGCATACTTATTTGGACAATGAATATTTTACATTCCCGTCCACGTATCGGTGGTGCAATACAAAGTAAGGAAGAATCGTAGGTACTTACTTGCCAGACAGTTGCGTCAAGGTGTTCTTGGCATCTTCTCGGTCCTTCGGTTTGCCATAGATCTTGTCACCCACAGTTATAATCGTGTCCGCTCCGATAACAATATCCGGAGGGGGTTTAACCGAGTCCCCGCTCTGCTTTTCGGAGACTCCCAGCCGTCGTGCCACTTCGATGGCCTTGCCACGGGCCGTCGCTTTCGCGTAATCGGCCGGGGTCGGGAAAGCGCTCTGCTCCAGGTTCTCTTCAAAAGTTGACGGCACAACTTCGATACTCATGCCGACATTTTCCAGGATCTGCTTCCTGCGGGGCGAAGCGCTCGCTAGAATAATCCGAAGAGAATTGATTTCGGTAATGATGGGCTGCAGCATGGTGGTGCTGCTGGAGGTGCTGCTGCTggaggtgctgctgctgctggaggTGGTGGTCCTTGTGGGTCGGCGTCGACGCTCCTCCGCTCGATACCATTCCCCTTACACCGGCTGACGAGGTCCAGTCGCAGAGGTAGGAACCGGAAGCGAAGCTCAGCGACCTTTCTTTCGGCTTTACGCAGAACTCTTTTAGATCGTAGTAGAAAAACAGGAGCAGGAACAAGCAGCAGAAAACGAACAGAACGAAAAAACAGATCCACATGATATCCATTTTGAATGTCTTGTTGAATAAAACGATAGTGTTTTCATGAGTTGCTATTGATACGGTGTAACCCCAAAAATTTCGACTCTGATTAGAAAATCCTTGAGGCTGGAAATTatgcttaaatatttttttaaaacaatataattaaagtatttacatgtataactaaaccaatgcgtgtgtgtatatatatatatatatatatatggagagagagagagaatgtgttatatacttcgtgtatatatatatatatatatggagagaaagagaatgttatatacttcgtgtatatatatatatatatggaggagagagagagaatgtgttatatacttcgtatatatatatatatatatatatatatatatatatatatatatatatatatatatatatatggagagagagaatgtgttatatacttcgtgtatatgtattgatatatatatgagagagagaatgtgttatatacttcgtgtatatgtattgatatatatatggagagagagaatgtgttatATACTtcgtgtatatgttatatatgtatatatatatatatatattatatattatatatatatatataattaaaaagtatatagatatatattatttatatactttatggctgtatgtacatattttttgtcttttttagccAGGAGGTGAGGCAATACCCTATGGTCCTTTAAAATGCTTTTGACACTGATGTGGAGGGATTGAGAAGGAAAGACATCCTCAAGGTGGAATTCTGGTCCAAATGCTTATCACATAGTGGATTCCGCTAAAGGTACCCCAGGAGCcaggtggtgtgtttatgttattACTTGTATGTGTGCCAGCgtgtgtgttgttatttatataaaaatcatGGCCTATACCTAGATATTTAGTTCGACGATgacttagctggccgaaacttcggaGTCACTGGCAAGAACATTGTTGtgtaagaatagatagatagattgattgatagatagatggatgggtagatggatagatagtcaCCAGCGCTTGACTACTGGAATTGGTTAGTTTACggtctagcggttcggcaaaagagaacgatagaataggtaccaggctctCAAAGAAAAtacactagggtcgattcattcgactaagaattcttcaaagcggtgccccagcatagccgcagtctaatgactgaaacaagacagatagatagatggatggatgggtagatagatagatagatagatagatagatagatagatagatagatagatagatagatagatagatagatagatagatagatagatagatgatagatagatagagacagatgatagatagatagatagatagatagatagatagatagatgatagatagatagatagatcgatagatagatagatagatagatagatagatagatagatagatagatagatagatagatagatagatagatagatagatagatggatggaccaatgcgtgtggttgtgtgtgtattatttgcaATCAAACTTCTTAGTGAACCCGAAGTAAGCAACAAGCAGCATTATTTTTTGGGTTTTGCTTCTGTtcctttgttatttctttttttgccttttttttttgtttttgcagcagAATCAACCGAGATGGCTTTCCGCATCCAACAAGCCTGACGGTTTCAAGGAGAAATACCTAAAAgacggggaaaaaaaaacaaacacaaacggaGAAAGTCTTGTCTCCGGATCAAAAGCTTCAGCATCAAAACAACGATGCCAGAAGCAGCGACAACAATCGCAGAATTCCTCCTCGCTCCATCTCCGCCACTCCAAAAACGCAACCAAACAATAgtgacgctgctgctgctgatgatgatggtgatgctgctgctgctgctacgactaCTGCTACCGCTTCTACTGTTGGTACAATAGCGCGGGACTAATAGAGAATtagaatgaatgaaaaagaaagaagaacggTAAACATGCACTGAGGATTAGGTGGAATAAAAGTAATGCGATATATGTAATGATGACGGCAACAACAACACGAGCATCAACATACGCTTgcacatatttccatatatttagagagacagacagacagacatatttctgtatatgtgtgtgttgggtcgGGGGGGGGCGCGTGTGTAATTTATTTTCGATATATGTAAGACATACGTATTAATTATAAATACTAAATGTATCTTATATACtgcattattatataatatatatatatatgtatatattatatatatatatatatatatatatatatatatatatatatatatatatatatatatagatatatatatatatatagtatatatatatatacattatatataagatatatatatacatatatatataatatatatatatatacataatatatataatatatatatatatatatatatatatcatatatatatatacatataaatatatatactatatgtatagatatatatatatattatgtatatatatatatatatatatacatatatatattatatattatatataatactaatacatacatatatataatatatatatatatatatatatatatatacatatacacacacacacacacacacatatatatatacacgtatgtgtataactCAATGAGTACCAAACATGACACGAGATGGACTATTTAACAAATGTTCTTAGTTAatcattgtgtgcatgtgtgtatatatatattatatatacatgtaatgtgtgtgtgtgtgtgtgtgtgtctgatttgCAGTCTTGCAATTTTATTGTCTCTATAGCGAGATGTTTATTTGCATCAGGTCCGTATAAAAAGGTGTTGATTTGTGCATCCTGAACGTGGAGCCGTGTCCGATCAATTCTACACAACAACCTGTCGTGTGCTTTTTTCTGCAACTCAGTGAGTTCATACGCGTGTCTGGTCGTTCTATCTATGAGAATATATATCCGTGCCAAACAATATTCATATGTTTACACGCGCGTGCATGCCGCATAtgtgtaagatagatagatagatagatagatagatagatagatagatagatagatagatagatagatagatagatagatagatagatagatggatagatatgtttctttattagccacacagggctgcacacagatagaacaaattacaaggtagagcttttcttttgaaggtttaaaaaaaaaaattgaagggggagtttcgatcaaaagggatcgtaaaaggagagaaagaggacaaaaaagggggggttaaaaaaaaagggggagaggaaaaaaaaatgatcaatagggatcgttctcacagaaatgtcaatatgaagtgtaaaggggaggacaggtgaggtttacccgtggaaagaaaagcctacggaaaagaccacggtaacctcggtcaatgaagtcacattttatatttctttttttttttttttttttgcaaataagcaactctctgttttcgatttctgggttcataggactatgctcaaggtggcttcgtcattcataacgtgccattcttgctacattcaccatctttttttaaaacattcgctagacaaaacttgcctctctactctcactttccttttcaagtggtacttgaagaagttgatgagagattgaccagagaggaaagtgtttgtctccaatcctttcagacgcgtccaccagatacattctttcgccatagccacaaggatgatgaaaatagctcttccttcccgtttgaaggaagga
This window encodes:
- the LOC115230611 gene encoding probable bifunctional dTTP/UTP pyrophosphatase/methyltransferase protein isoform X1, which codes for MDIMWICFFVLFVFCCLFLLLFFYYDLKEFCVKPKERSLSFASGSYLCDWTSSAGVRGMVSSGGASTPTHKDHHLQHSTTMLQPIITEINSLRIILASASPRRKQILENVGMSIEVVPSTFEENLEQSAFPTPADYAKATARGKAIEVARRLGVSEKQSGDSVKPPPDIVIGADTIITVGDKIYGKPKDREDAKNTLTQLSGKSHMAITGLVVVTPASWKVGKLFVEDNKPPLCVSECHEVTKVFMTDLAPEIMNSYLDSGEFNGRAGAYSIQGLAGSFIEAVDGDFYNVVGLPLHRFCRELLHICMTKQD
- the LOC115230611 gene encoding probable bifunctional dTTP/UTP pyrophosphatase/methyltransferase protein isoform X2 — encoded protein: MLQPIITEINSLRIILASASPRRKQILENVGMSIEVVPSTFEENLEQSAFPTPADYAKATARGKAIEVARRLGVSEKQSGDSVKPPPDIVIGADTIITVGDKIYGKPKDREDAKNTLTQLSGKSHMAITGLVVVTPASWKVGKLFVEDNKPPLCVSECHEVTKVFMTDLAPEIMNSYLDSGEFNGRAGAYSIQGLAGSFIEAVDGDFYNVVGLPLHRFCRELLHICMTKQD